AAGGCGATGCTTGGTTACCGCGATGATGAACTGTCATCCAGCTATGACGCTTGGGAGCAACGGATCCACCCAGAAGACAAAGACCGCACCTTAGCTTTGCTAAAACAACATCTGGATGGACAGTCCGGCATCATGGAGAGCGTGATCCGTCTCCGCCATCGTGATGGTCACTATATCTGGGTTATGGATCGCGGCATGGTGGTTGATTGGGATAGCTCCGGCAAAGCCAGTCGCATGGTTGGCAGCCATGTTGATATCACCGATGAGATGAATCGTAAGTTACAGGGTGCCGATGATGATCAGGCGGTGGCACGATTAGGGTTGGTTAATAGCCTCATTCCACTGGTTCGAACCGACGATGGGGTTGGTTATAGTGCTTTATTCTTCCTCGATATTGATGACTTTAAGCTGGTTAATGACAGCTTCAGCCACCTTGATGGCGATCAGTTGCTAAAGCAGGTACTGGTTCGGATCAAGAAACGTTTTGGTCACGCCAGTTTAATCCATCGCCTTCATGGCGATGAGTTTGTGGTGTTGATTGGCGGCATCGATCCACACCAGCAACCGGTGGTCGCACAGGTAAACCTATTTGCTGAGCAGTTGATGAAGTGTTTTGAGCGACCGTGGGTCGTTAACGGCACCCAAGTTTATCTTGGTACCTGCATCGGCATCAGCGTGTTTCAACCAAGCTCCAAGCTCGATCCCGAGGTGCTGCTGTCTCAGGCGGAGTTAGCGGTATACCAATGTAAAGAACTGGGTCGAGGCAGCTATCGTTTGTTTTCCAATGAGGTGCAACAAAAGACGCGCCAGCGTTATTGGTTGCGTGACTCCCTTAGCCGTGGCTTAGCACAAGGTGAGTTAAATATGCACTACCAGCCTGTGCTCGATAGCAGTGGTGAACTGCATGCGGCTGAGGCATTGATCCGTTGGTACCACCCTGAGCGCGGTGAGATCCCCCCAGGGCAGTTCTTACCGGTGGCTGAGCGCTACGGTTTAGCTGAGGCGCTGGCGGAGTTGCAACTGGCTACCGCCTGTCGTGATTTGGCGGTGTTGCGTCGTTATGGTTTGGATGAGGTGATGTTGAATGTCAGCTTACGCCAGTTGTCATGGCCGCAGTTTGTATCTCGACTTGAATACCATTTAGAACTGCAAGGGCTGGCGCCACAAATGCTGGTACTGGAGATTTCTGAGTACTATTTGCCGCAACTGACACCAGAAACTATTTCAGTGTTGGAGAAGATCAAGGCATTGAATGTGCGCATTGCCATTGATCACTTTGGAGCCGGTTATTTGATGCTATCGCAGTTACAACAGTTACCAATAAGTCAGATTAAACTGGATGCCCGCTATCTGCGTCACCAAGGCGACAGCAGCAGCGAAGCACTGCTACTGGCGCAAGCTAATGTTGCCAAAACCTTATCGCTGGAATGGATGGCCAGTGGTGTTGATGAAGAGTCTTGCTACCAGATGCTACGCCAACATGGTTGCCAACGCTTTCAAGGGCATCTGCTTAGCGCTCCTCGCTCACTGGATGAGTTGCTGGTGCTGTTGCGTCATCGAGGTCGTGCAGGGGCTGGGGCGCAAACCACTCCAACAACCGATTAAGTAGTGGCTGACGATAGTCGTCACTCTCCATCAATAGCTCATGCATGGCATCATCAATGCAGATAAGTTCATGTTGACCACGCTGTGCAAAGAGCCTAGCCGCCTTGTTATTTACCACTGTATCGGCACCGGCAATCGCCACTACCGTCGGAGTTTCTATTTGAATTTGAGGCCATTGCTGCTCAAGCGCTAACGCTTGCCGGATCCACTGTACACTTGGTGCCCCCAATTGCAGCTCAGGCCTATCTTGGTAAAGCTGTCGAAATGCACGGTATTGGTTTTCGTCATGGGTGTTGTCATTGTCAGCAAAGGGGATGGCTCGGTAGTTATGGCCACCAACGGCATACCCTTCCGGCCTGAGCTGATGCAACACGCTTAGTAGTGGTGAAATCACCCAACTTGGCGCCGGTAGTTGTACCCCAAACATTGGCGACGACAATAGTGCCTTATCGAAGTGGTGCGGGTATTGATGCAGATATAATGCGGCAATGGCGCCACCCATCGAGTGCGCTAGTAAGTAGCGTTGGGCCGGTTTGTCTGGAGTAACGCGTTCGCGGACGAACTTAACCATATCCGCCACGTAATCACGGAAATGATGTACATGGCCAATGTGCCGGTTGGTAAGCATCCGCTCTGATAACCCTTGGCCGCGATGATCCCACAAATAGAGGCTATAGCCTTGGTCATATAACCACTGCACCAATGGCCAGTACTTCATGTAGCTTTCAATACGGCCACTGCACAATACGATAGCTCCACGGCTTTGGGGCGCGCGCACAATGCAGTAGCGGATGTTTACCCCTTTTACGCCAGCAAAGTTGCCATGCTCAGCCTGTTGCCAGAGCTCGGTAACAGTAACGCTATCGGTCATGTGGTTAGGTTATGCTGACGGGCGTTGTAAGCTGTCAGTTGCTCATCGGTCGCCTTAGGTTGGTGGTTGGCCTTCCATTCGCTGTAAGGCATACCATAGATGGCTTCACGGGCATCATCATCGCTTACGTCTAGGCCGTGATCGTCGGCAGCGGCTTTGTACCATTTAGATAGGCAGTTACGGCAAAAGCCGGACAAAATCATCAAATCGATATTTTGCACATCTTTGTTGGCATCGAGGTGAGCCAACAAACGGCGTAATACCGCCGCTTCTACTTCGGTTTTTTTATCCATGGTTATGCTCCTTGCCGCGCGGCTATCCACGCATTAATTTGTTGTTCTAGTTGAGTCATTGGTAGTGATCCACCTTTGAGTATCTGATCATGAAACTGGCGGATGTCGAAATCCTCGCCAAGCTGTTGTTCTGCATGGTGACGTAAACGCCATAGAGTCAATTCGCCAATTTTGTATGAAAGGGCCTGCCCAGGCCAACCAATGTAGCGGTCGACTTCGGTGGTGACGTTGTGTAGTGACAATGCAGTGTTGCTGGCTAGATAGTCGATGGCTTGTTGACGGCTCCACCCTTGCGCGTGCATACCGGTATCAACCACCAAACGGCAGGCCCGCCACATTTCATAGGTTAAACGTCCAAAATTGCTGTAGGGATCGCGGTAGAACCCCCCTTCTAGTCCTAGTTTTTCCGAATATAAACCCCAACCCTCACCAAAGGCACTGATGTAGTAGTTACGGCGTAGTGGATGCAACGCTAACTCTGAGGCAAGGGAGATCTGCAGATGGTGGCCAGGAACCGCTTCATGCAGAGTTAGTGCTTCCATCTCGTACAGTGGTCGCTTATCCAGAGCATAGGTATTGACCCAATAGTATCCTGGTTGGTCATTACCGCTGGAACCTGAATAGCGGCCAGTGGTGTACTTAGGGGCTATCTCGGTTGGTACAGCTTTCACCCCATAGGGAGTGCGGGGGAGTGTAGCGAAGAACTTTGGTAGCATCGCATCGGCTTGCTTGGACAGGTGGGCGGCGTAATACAGCAGTTCATTGGCCGTTTGTGGATAGAAGCGTGGGTCGGTGCGTAGGTAAGTTAGAAACTCAGCGAAGCTGCCATGAAAATCCAACTCCTCAATGACCGCCGCCATTTCGCTGCGGATCCGTGCTACCTCGGTAAGTCCAAGTTGATGCACCTGCTCGGCGGTCATATTTAAAGTGGTGAAGTGGCGGACGCGATTGGCGTAATAGTCGTTGCCATCTACTAATGCACTGGCGGCAATGCTGCTTCTTGCTGCAGGGTAGTAGTGGTTTTGATAGAACGCTGCAAAGCGCTGATAACTTGGCACGACCTTGGTGGTTACTGCATCTAAGCCTCGTTGCTGCCATTGACTGCGATTGGGGAAGTCGTCGCTGAGGTTGGCAAATGGTTGATAGTAGATGTTGTCTACCGGGGCCGTAATAAATGCATCGATACTCTGCTCAAACCCTATTAGTACCGCCTTAGGCACCGTGTTGCCACTGTTGATCCCTTGCTGTAGCCAGTGGGTTTGCTCTGTGAAATAGCGTGGTATTTGCTCTAAACGAGCAAGATAAGCTGCCGCTTGGGTTTCATTTTTCAGCTGCTGACCTCGCGCCATTTGCGCTAGGTAGGTATGAAAGCCACCCTCGGCAGAGATTGGTCGATAGTGTTCATGATAGCGATAACTATCGACGCCATTTTGCAGCTGATGTTTAACGATGGCGAGATTGGCTTGTTGCTCCAAGTTGAGCTGGGCAACATCAATGGCGTTGGCTTGGTCGAGCAGTAGCTGTTGCTTAGTGGCGATGGCGCTAAGGTTTTCCGGGCTGAGATTCGCCAATTGACTGGCAGCTGCGACATTACCATATCGCTGTGCCAGCGTCGGTTGGCTAGCTAGCTGTAGCTGCCAGCTATCATCCAATAGTTGTTCAACTTGATATTGAGGTGCGGGGGAATTAGCACAGCTGCAAAGCAGTGCGGTTAGCAGTAGTAGCGCGACTCTCATCAACCTGTTCCTTAGGTTTGGTACGGTAGTCCTAGTTACTGCTAGTGTACGAGAGGCTATCGCTGAACACAAAAACGGCGCCCAAGGGGCGCCGTTGTTATCGCAATGTTTAGTGCGAGCGTTTAGATCACGCGACTGAACTGCTGCTGGCGGGCTTTTTCACGCATGTAGCGGTCAAAACACATGCAGATGTTGCGGATCAGCAAGTTGCCGGTAGCGGTAACGCGGATAATATTACCTTCGTGTTGAACCAGTTCGTCGTCGATAAATGGCTTAAGCAGCTCAATATCGGTAGCGAAGTATTCATCGAAGTTAATATCCCACTCTTGTTCAATAACGGTTTTATCCATTTCAAAGTGACAGATCAGCTGTTTGATCACGGCACGGCGGATAAAGTCATCGCGTTCTAGTGAGCAACCTTTGATCAAGGCGGTGCCTTGAGCATCGATAGTGTTGTAGTAGTCTTTCAGATCTACTGCATTCTGAGCGTAGGCGTTGCCAATGCTCGAGATAGCCGAAGCACCAAGTCCCAGCAGATCCGCATCTGGCTGAGTGGTGTAGCCTTGGAAGTTACGGTGTAACTTACCGGCGCGTTGCAGCTTAGCGAGTTCATCATCTGGCTTAGCGAAGTGGTCCATACCGATAAATTGGTAGCCATCTTCAGTCAGGATGTTGATGCTATTTTCTAAGATCTTCAGCTTTTGCATTGGGGTTGGCAGATCTTCGTCGTGGATCTTACGCTGTGCAGCAAAACGATGCGGCAGGTGAGCGTAGTTAAATACACTTAGACGGTCTGGAGCCAAGGCCTTAATGCGCTCAAGGGTTTCGTTGAAGCTCTCTGGAGTCTGGTGTGGCAGACCGTAGATCAGATCGACGTTGGTTGAGCTGAAGCCTTTTTCTTTGGCTGCTTTGAGCAGGTCAAAGATAAATTGTTCGTCCTGCTCGCGGTTAACCGCTTGCTGAACCTTCTTGTTGAAGTCCTGTACGCCAACAGAGATGCGGTTAAAACCAACCTCTGCCAATACGTCCAGGGTTGAGATCTCAATCTCACGAGGATCAATCTCGATTGAGAATTCACCTTCGTCAGCAAAGTTAAATTGCTCTTTTAGCAGGTTGGTCAAACGACGGATCTGCTCTGGGTTTAAGAAGGTAGGTGTACCACCGCCCCAGTGCATCTGGGTAACGTTGTACTGTTGAAAGTGAGGAGCACGAGCTTTGATTTCACGCTCTAGGTAATCAAGGTACTGATCGGCCTTATGGGCATGACGTGTGATGATCTTGTTACAGCCACAGTAGTAACACAGCTTGTGACAGAACGGCACGTGGATGTACAGAGACAGGTTCTGCTTATCTGAGCCGACGATCGCTTGTGCTAAATCATTCTCGCTAAACTCTTTATGAAACTCTACCGCGGTTGGGTAGGAAGTGTAGCGTGGACCGGAGTAGTTATACTTCTCAATCAACGCTTGGTTCCAACTGATCTTGTCCTGCACCTAAGCTCTCCTCTTTCAGGTTGCAGTAATTATGCACCTTTTACGCAATCTCGCCACGTTATGACTGACGGGCTTTAACAGGATGGGATCAAGCTCAAAAAATCACAAGTGAATGGATTTGTTCAAGATCTCTATTTTGAGAGGGACTGTGCGCGCCAACTACTATCCGCCAAAATAGCTACATCTGTGCTAATTGCAGGACCAAGAACTGCTTGGTGATGCTCCAATTCCATGTCCAGCTTACGGCGCTCCAGCTTAGGCAACGCTTTGCGTTGTTCTAAGATTGGCTGTGTGCTGATGGCATCATAAAGGGCTTGGAGGTGGGGGAATTGCTGAGCTAATCGCTCAGAGTCGGCCCCGGGCACGGCACGGAGTAGGTTAACTAACCGCAGCGCCGCTTCTGCTGGCTGGCACTGTTCTGCTAGCGCCGCTTTGGCGATTTGCTGAATCTGCTCTTGCAGGTGCAGCTGTCGCGCTGCGATTTTGGTACTACGCTGTTGTTGTTGCTGTGCTACTTTGCGCCACAAAATGGCCGCGTATACGGCCAACGCCACCACAATGGCGATAGCCGCAACAATTAAACTTCCCTGTACGGACATGCCTATAATTCCCGTAGACCTTAAACCGTTAGTCTTTAAATTGGTCGAGTAGGTCGCTGCCTTGTTCGAATTGCTCGAATAGGTCGAGTTCGCTATCGGTAGTACTCGATTTTACTGGAGCCGCTGGCTCTTCTGCTGGCAGATCATCGCTGATCCCAAGCTGATCCATCAGCACGGCAATGCGCGCTAAGGTGCTGTCTAACCAGAACTGATCCGCTTGGCTTAGCAGTTCACCACCTTCAACCTGATCCAATAACTGGCTCAGACGTGGGCTCTGCTCAAGTTTGGCGAGCTCTTGCTCTGGCTTCATCGCGGGTTTAACTACAGATGCTTGCGCTGCATCCATAACTAAAGCAATAGGCTTTTTGCTGCCATGGCGTGGGTCTTTCTTTTCTACGTTGGCACCAGTAACGGCGGCACGTACTTCAGCGCCGCTGTGGCGACTGCCAGTAGCTTGGCCTTTACCGGCTTTTTTGCTGAATTTAACATTGGCTTGCTTCTTTTCCCTTGGTGGGCGAGCGGGGCCATTGGTGTTCACTTTGCGAGATCGTTTAGCTCGAGTCATAGGGTCTGTCTCCGTTTGGGCGGGCGACTCTACCAGATTATGCTGATTTTTGCAGCAGAATGATGTCGTTGCCGAGGATTTCTAAGCGTAAGTTGTGTTGTTTGGCTAAATAACGAAAGGTTGCTTCGCTGAAGAAGCTGACGTGAGTCGGATCGTTCTTATAGTGCCACTGTGCAAACGCGTCCTTATTGCGCACCAGTTTGGTCATTATGCCAAGGTAACCACCGGGGCGGATCAAATTGAGTAGCAGATGCCATTCTCGGCGCGGTTGGTAAAAGTGTTCAATGGCCTCGGTGCAGGTAACAAAGTCATATTGCTGCTTGAGTGGCGAGCGGTCTGGAACGAAATAGGGATCATAGAGGGCCATTTCGTGCCCCGCGTCAGCAAGCATTAGCGATAAGGTTGGGCCTGGACCACAGCCAAAGTCTAAGCCTTGTTGCTGCAACGGCAGGCGTAGCAGCAGTGGCGCAGCTAAGCGGTTTAAGAATTTGCGGTAGCCTAGATCATCTGGGTTATTTTGGTGTTGGTCGTAGATCTGCTTTTCTGCTGATGCAGGCAGCAATGCTGCAGGATCGGCAAACACTAACTTACATTGCGGGCATTGAAAGTAATGGCGGCGTTTATCTTGATGATAGTGTTGCGGATCAATGTGCTGGCACAGCGGGCAGAGCATGGACATTCCTAACATAACGGTGGTTAGGCGAGTATATAATACCAATTCCACTAAATCTTTGATCATTGTTGCTGGTTTAAATCACCCCCAAACTGCGTTTACGAGTGCACGGTTAGCGCGACTAGCAGTTGGAGCGGGTGGTTTGTTTGATGCGATCTGTTCGTCGCAATAACAGCTTAAATACGTAATGGAATTGGCACCAGCAGGAAATAAAAAAGGCGACAGATTGCTCTGTCGCCTATTGGTGTCAGCTGACACCCCTCCAATTTATTATCCGAGCATCCTTACCCGCGAAGAGACGTTCCCAGTCTAGTCCATTTATTGAATTGAGCTTCCGTGCAATAAATGTTGTTTTTGGTCAATCCTGACACTTTCTTATTCATCCTTGATGGATGTCTTCCTTTACTACTCAGCCAATCCGGCGAGCTCGTCATCCTGACGATTATGAGTAACACTTCCGTGTTGTCCCAGTCCGTTGGGGGCAGATCTTACGATCTGGTCTAACTCCTGACAGGTCGGTTGCCGTGCTCACATCCTGTGTGCCTGTGCTTTCGCAGCAGTGGTACCAACTCTTGTTGGAGCTCACTTTACCTGCTTTGACTTAGATCGCAACTTTTTTTGCAGGGTGATTTGTGTCACGTGCGAGTGTCATTTTTCTAAGTCACTAAAAAAGTTAAATTAATGCTCAAATGTTAACAAATAAAAGGGGGAAACCCTTAACTTGTTAATGGTCAATGTCTTACATGATTTTTGGGTTGATATTTAGGCTAAATGGGAGGCCGACTGCGATTCATTGCTATTTTGACCAAAATAGCTAACCACATTTAGTGCTTACCACTATTGGGGAGCAAAAGTGTCTCGTTTCTCCACCTGACTGGAGTAAGGATATTCTAATGAAATTACGGTTGAGTGGCTTTGTTGTTACTTGGTTAGCGATCGATGGATAGTCGAGATTGATGGGGTTACTGTCATTGATCGCAAGCGTAGTTCTGCAAACTAAATTAGCGCTACAGCAAACTAAAAAGGGAGCCTGAGGCTCCCTTTGTTATTGTTAAGCAAAACGCTATTGGGCGTTGAGGTAATGAGACAAGGCGTTGATGTCATCGTCACTGAGACGTTTGCTGATGTCGCTCATCATACCGTTCATGTCGTTATTACGAGCACCACTGCGGAACTTCTCAAGTTGAGCTTTGAGGTATGAAGTGTGTTGTCCAGCTAGTGATGGATAACCTGCTAGTTGCATACCTTGGCCAGTGACGCCGTGGCAGGCAACACAGGCGGTAACCTGACGCTCTGGATCGCCACCTAAGTAGAGTTTCTCGCCAGCGGCAATTAATTCAGCGTCATCGCTGTTGCCGGCACTGGTTAGTTGGCCTGCGTAGTAGGCCGCAACGTCAGCCATATCTTGCTCGGTTGCAAGCATCATCGCCATTGGGCTCATTACCGGATCATTGCGACCCTCTTTACCACCGCTGGTGGCCGCTTTTTTTAGATCGATAAGTTGTTTTAGCAGGTACCCTTCATGCTGTCCTGCAAGTTTCGGATAGAGGTCGATCGGGCTGTTGCCGTCGGCACCGTGACAGGCCGTACAGGTTGCAACTTTGGCTTTGCCAGCTTCGGCGTCACCAGCGGCTAAGGCTGGGGTGGAGATTGCCGCTACTGCGGCCAGAACTACTGCAAACTTTTTCATAACGTTCCAACTTGTATTATCGCGAGCGATTTGATTCCCTGCTGCATCGCTCGCCTGATAAACTAGAGGGAGCATGCGCATCGCATTTTACACAAATTTAGATCCAGATCGAATAGCTACTTAATTCTGTGACTTAAAACGGAATGGCGGTCGATCTGGATCAATGGAGAACACAGTGACTGATCAAATTGTTGATTTTCGTCGGGCCAGTTTTGTAACTAGTGCCCCAGACATTACCCACCTACCTGAAGATGTGGGTATGGAGATCGCGTTTGCCGGTCGCTCTAATGCTGGCAAGTCCAGTGCCCTTAATACCTTGACCGATCACAAAGGTCTGGCACACACCAGTAAAACCCCAGGTCGTACTCAGCTGATCAACGTGTTTCGCTTAGACGATGAACGTCGCCTAATCGATCTGCCGGGCTATGGTTTTGCCAAGGTTCCGCTAGAGATGAAACTGCAGTGGCAAGAGAAGCTCGCTCAGTACCTTGAAGAGCGTCAGTGCTTACGTGGTTTAGTGGTGATGATGGACGTACGTCACCCATTGAAAGATCTCGATTCAAATATGATTGCTTGGGGGGTTGCTGCTGAAATGCCGGTACTGGTACTGCTAACTAAAGCAGACAAATTAAAACAGGCAGAGAAGAACAAGGTCTTAAGAAAGGTAAAAGAAAACCTGTCTGAGCTTGGCGGTGAGATCACCATTCAGCTGTTCTCTTCGTTGAAGGGTACCGGTCGCGAGCCTGCTCTGCGAGTACTTAATGGTTGGTTCCAGCGTCACAGTGATATTGAAGCTGGATTGTCTGAGTAGCGAAAAAAGACAAAAAAAACCGGTGTTGAGAAGGCTCAACACCGGAACATTAAAAGCTAATTTGGGGAGAAGCTTTTTAAAAAACGATAACAATATCAACTAACCCATTGGGCGACTTGACGTGTTAACTATAGCGCAACATTTAGCCGAGTTAAAGTTTTTGCTCTAAATTTTTGAGTGCACTGTATTGGTCTGAAAAATCGTTATTTAAACTTACTAACGACTTCCTTTGGTGAATTTTAGAGTCAAAAAAACCCCAGTCTTCAAAGAAGACTGAGGTGCCAATTCTGGCGACTGACCCAAGGGGTCAATCAAAAACAGGTTTGAAAGATTAACCGAAGTTCATTACACCGAAGTGCAATTTGTTCAGCAATAGAACATCTTACCTCTGTACCCTACCCCCGAAGCTTAACCAAGCCTGTTGTTGAGGGTAAAGCGCTTTCACTAGCAACTGAATAAATCTGCGGTTTGGGTCGCAAAGTGCTCACTGTTAGTGAGCTTCGTCCCAGTTGTCGCCTAGGCCCGCTTCTGCGATCAGTGGGACTGCTAATTCCGCCGCTGATTCCATCAACTTAACCAAATGAGCTTGGTGTTTTTCAATCACACCCTCTTCAATCTCGAACACCAATTCATCGTGTACCTGCATCAATAGCTTAATCTCAGCGGGTTCTTGGTTGTTGATGTATTGGTGTACTAGCAACATCGCTTTTTTGATGATATCAGCCGCGGTTCCTTGCATTGGCGCGTTGATGGCTGTCCGCTCGGCTGCCTGTTGGCGCATCTTGTTGCGGGCGTTGATCTCAGGCAGATGCAAGCGACGGCCAAACAGGGTTTCAACAAACTGCTGATCGTGTGCTTGGGCACGGGTGTCATCCATGTATTTCAGTACCCCAGGGTAGCGATCGAAGTATTTATCGATGTACTCCTGCGCTTCATAACGTGGAATATTCAATTCTTTGGCTAAACCAAAGGCGGACATGCCATAGATCAAACCAAAGTTAACCGCTTTGGCCTTGCGACGCATATCTGTGGTTACGTCATCAAATTCGACATCAAACACTTCAGCAGCAGTGGCGCGATGGATATCTTTGCCATGAGCAAAGGCATCCAACAGCCCTTTGTCTGCAGAGAGATGGGCCATGATCCGCAGTTCGATTTGAGAGTAATCGATAGCCAGTAGCTTATAGCCTGCTGGGGCAATAAAAGCTTGCCGAATACGGCGTCCTTCTTCGGTACGGATTGGAATGTTCTGCAGGTTTGGGTTTGAACTCGAAAGCCTGCCGGTGGCAGTTACCGCTTGATGATAACTGGTGTGGATCCGTCCCGCAGCAGTGATCAGCTCAGGTAACTTATCGGTATAAGTGTTTTTCAGCTTGGCCAGTGAGCGATGTTCCAATAGCAGTTTGGGCAGTGGGTAATCCAGCGCTAACTCCTGCAGCACCTCTTCTGCGGTAGAGGGGGCTCCCTTAGGGGTTTTCTTTAGTACTGGGTACTCGAGCTTTTCAAACAGAATGGTTTGCAATTGCTTGGTCGAGGCCAGATTAAAGACTTCACCGGCAATGTTATGGGCTTCGGCTTCAAGCTCATTTAAACGCATCGCAATGGTGCTGCTTTGTTGATGGAGCATATCGCCATCAACCATAACCCCATTACGTTCCATCGTTGACATGGCAGTAACTAGTGGCAGCTCAATCTCATTAAATACCGCTTCACAGCTTGGCACACTGGCCAGCAGTGGTTGCAGGGTTTGGTGGAGACGTAGGGTGATGTCAGCGTCTTCTGCAGCATAAGGCGCCGCTTGTTCCAGCTCGATCTGGTTGAAGGTTTTCTGTTTAACCCCTTTACCGGCTATCTCTTCAAACTTGATGGTCTTATGGCCGAGGTACTTCAGCGCCAAGTCATCCATGTTGTGTTTACCGGCGGTGGAGTTGTAGCAGTAACTCTCCAACATGGTATCG
The genomic region above belongs to Ferrimonas lipolytica and contains:
- the polA gene encoding DNA polymerase I, which codes for MSDQPLILVDGSSYLYRAFHAPPHLTNSAGEPTGAVYGVVNMLRSLVRQYKPTHMAVVFDAKGKTFRDEMYSDYKAQRPPMPDDLRSQIAPLHAIIDAMGLPMIVHSGVEADDVIGTLARQGEAAGYDVLISTGDKDMAQLVTDKITLVNTMTDTVLDPAGVVEKFGVGPDLIIDLLAMMGDKVDNIPGLPGVGEKTALAMLQGIGSLEQIYQDIDAVVPLGFRGSKTMPKKLAEHKDAAFLSYQLATIKIDVELEQGPNDLDIKAANNDELAKLYGQMEFRRLLAEVLDNGAAAPAATKVDVQTGEVATVEAIEVDYQTILTEAQLDQWIAKLTDAELYAVDTETTSIDYMAAKLVGLSFSVKAGEAAYLPLAHDYDGAPVQLDFDATLAKLKPLLEDDSPKKIGQNLKYDMSVLANYGITLRGVAFDTMLESYCYNSTAGKHNMDDLALKYLGHKTIKFEEIAGKGVKQKTFNQIELEQAAPYAAEDADITLRLHQTLQPLLASVPSCEAVFNEIELPLVTAMSTMERNGVMVDGDMLHQQSSTIAMRLNELEAEAHNIAGEVFNLASTKQLQTILFEKLEYPVLKKTPKGAPSTAEEVLQELALDYPLPKLLLEHRSLAKLKNTYTDKLPELITAAGRIHTSYHQAVTATGRLSSSNPNLQNIPIRTEEGRRIRQAFIAPAGYKLLAIDYSQIELRIMAHLSADKGLLDAFAHGKDIHRATAAEVFDVEFDDVTTDMRRKAKAVNFGLIYGMSAFGLAKELNIPRYEAQEYIDKYFDRYPGVLKYMDDTRAQAHDQQFVETLFGRRLHLPEINARNKMRQQAAERTAINAPMQGTAADIIKKAMLLVHQYINNQEPAEIKLLMQVHDELVFEIEEGVIEKHQAHLVKLMESAAELAVPLIAEAGLGDNWDEAH
- the yihA gene encoding ribosome biogenesis GTP-binding protein YihA/YsxC, which produces MTDQIVDFRRASFVTSAPDITHLPEDVGMEIAFAGRSNAGKSSALNTLTDHKGLAHTSKTPGRTQLINVFRLDDERRLIDLPGYGFAKVPLEMKLQWQEKLAQYLEERQCLRGLVVMMDVRHPLKDLDSNMIAWGVAAEMPVLVLLTKADKLKQAEKNKVLRKVKENLSELGGEITIQLFSSLKGTGREPALRVLNGWFQRHSDIEAGLSE